The uncultured Fibrobacter sp. DNA segment TCGTCTTGCTGCGGCGGCAGTAGGCGGCCTGCAGGATGTCGAACGCAAGCAGGACGCTTTCCTTCGCGCCCTTGTAGCCGTCGATAACGACGGCATCGCCAAGACCGTCGGTCACGAGGCTTCCGATGTCGGCGGAAACGCGGAGCGTTTCGGTTTCGTTGTCATTAATCTTCGCGTAGAGCAAAATCGGGTCTTGGCGACCTGCAGCGGCGAGCGCTGCAGCAAGGGCGCGCACGCCGGAAACCATCTCCGGGCCGGTGTAGCAGAACACGGAACCTGCGGGAACGGCGGAAGGATTCTGGGCGAAGCCCGCGATATCCATCGCGTCCTTGAATTCCACAATCGGCTTCTCGTTCAAGCTCGGGAGCGCGAATTCCGCGTTGCGGCGTTCGCCGGTGAGCGCAATCGCGTCGGCCTTCACGCCGACCTTCACCGGGCTATTGCCACCAATCTCCACGCCGGAAACCTTCACGGCCTCGGTAGCGCGGCGTTCGTAATGGTACGGGTCCTTCTCGAAGACCGGCACGTTGTAAGCAGTCGGAGCAGCGGGAAGCGCACAGGCCTTGATGAGTTCCTGCGCCACCGGGACTTCGGCCACCGGATCCTCGGTAAGCGAAACGCGAATCGTATCGGCAAGGCCATCGAGCAAAAGCGCACCGATGCCCGCCGCAGACTTGAGTCGCCCGTCGGCACCGGCTCCGGCCTCGGTCACGCCCACGTGGAACGGATACGGCTTGAAGCCTTCCTGCTTGATGCGGGCGGCGAGCATGCGGTAGGCGGCAATCGCCACGCGCGGGTTGCTGCTCTTCAAACTTAAAACAACTTGGTCAAAATGCTCGGCTTCGCACACGGCCAGGTATTCCATGGCGCTTTCCACCATGCCTTCCACCGTGTCGCCGTAGCGGTAGATCATGCGGGCCGAGAGCGAGCCGTGGTTCACGCCGATGCGGATGGCGCGTCCCAGGCGCTTGGCCTCCTGCACGAACGGCGTGAAAGCTTCGGCGACCTTCTCCTTGCCTTCGTCGAACATCTTGTCCGTCTGGTTCTCGAGCGTGAGGATGCCCGTATCCACGAAGTTACCCGGATTGATGCGGACCTTCTCGACCCACTTGAGCGCCTCGAACGCGGCCTTCGGCTGGAAGTGGATGTCGGCGGAAACCGGCACCTTGCAACCCGCGGCGCGGACCTGCTTCATCACTTCTTCGAGACCCTGCGCATCGGCAAAAGTCGGAGCGGTAATGCGAACCAGGCCACAGCCCACCTTGGCGAGCGCCAAAGTCTCGGCCACCGTCTTCTCGACGTCCTTCGGCTTGGTGGTGGTCATGGACTGAACTAAAATGGGGGCGTTGCCCCCTATCAAAGCCTCGCCAACGCGGACTTGTACAGTTTCCCTGCGGACCGCATTGAAGCGGTCGGCTACATACGGGAATTCGCTAAACTTCGTCATGGTGCCAAATTTAGAAAAAAAGCACTAAACGAGCAAATTGCAGCGTCTGAAAAATCAATTATTCAAAAATAGGTGGACAAAAATTCCATTTAGAACGTCATTTAAAAACGTTTCCCGAGGGATTCCTCGTACTCCCGGAGTTTCTTGTAGCCGGGGCTTTCGAGCGGGAGGATGGACGGGTCAAGTTTCAGGGGCTTGTAGCCCCAGCCCGGATTGTTCTGAACGGTAATCGAATAAACAGGAACATCAAGCGGGAAAACAAGCTCGTAGGCATATTCAGGGCAGCCATTTTCCCTATCGTAATCGGGATTGATACTTCTACGTATATATTCTGCACAAATAGAGCTTTTTTCTTCATCGTTCAGTTTTCTATGAACAAAATTTGAATCTTGTACTGTACTGATTCTATCACCGATATAATATGCGTGGAATTGTCCGTCAACGATGTTTGTCATGAAAGTACGTCGGAAGGCATACCGAAAAAATGCTTCCATACTTTCAAAATCATCCTGACGTAAAGATCTCATTTCGTAAAGGCACTCCCCATTCAATGACGATTTGCCTTCGTTTGAATTAAAAATCCGCTCTCCAATCAAGGCTCCATATACACCATATTTCGGACAAAAATGAGACAGCGCAAGAGAGTCGGAAACTTCATTGTTGATAGCTTTCACAACTGATTCGGAAAACTTATTCGGCTTGTAAATCTGCAATCTATCTCCTAGAAGTTGCACTTCTCCTAACTCCCAATAAACATTCAACGTAGTCCTTTCTGGATCAATAAGATTCTCTCTAGAACCATTGAAAATACACACATCTACTGGAGCAAAGAAACTTGTTCCCCAAAAACATCCTTGCAACAGAACCGTAATCATCAGGAATAGCTTTTTCATTTGCATCCCTCCAGCTCTACAGTGAACGGGTATTGTTCCAGTTTTTCAAAGATTGCGACAAATTTATTCAAGGGATACTGTAATTCAACTCCTTCTTGCCGGAAATCCGTAAAACGGAAATACCTTGATTGGCCTTCACGTTTTACGTAGCCACAATAGAAGGTCTTATTGTATGAAGGAACATATTTATAGCTATAAATCCAATACAAATTTTGTAATTTTTCCCTCGCCATTGGATAACCATCTAGATCTATCGAAAGGAGTTCATCGCCTAACGATTTTTCAATTCCAATTTTTTTCTGACACAGACCCTTTTTAAAAGTATTTTTTAGATTCTGCATTTGTTCCATATATCCCGAGGGATTTATCCAACGAGGAACGCTTGCGAACGGTATTTGATATAGTTCGACACTGTCTACATCAAGAAAAATAAAGAGACGAGATATTTCATCCATGTCAACAAACAAGTAAAGACTGCCGCTACTCCAGTCAATCTTGTTATCAAAAAATCTATTCATTCGATTCTTTTGTACGACAACATCTAAGGAATCTGTATTGGAAGTTTGCATTTCAAATACAGATTCGGGATTTGCACAAACGAGTTCAAACACAAAAAGAATAAACAAGAAGAATAATTTCACCGAGCATCCTCCATCACCTGCCTAAGGATATTCTGATCAAAAAAAACGCAACCCGACCATTCTTTGCATTCCGTCATCAGTTCACCGGCATTTCCAAGATTGCTCCAGCGACATTCCTCGAAACCCGTCATTATGAGTTTACTAAGTCCCTCATACAATTCGATGTATTCCGTCACGAAATTCTTTGGTTCAAAATGATCAAGAAACTTTGCCGGAGGAAGCATTTTAAAAAGAGTTTTTTCGCCCGATGTATCAACATATAAAATTTGAAGACCTTCTTCACTTGTGCTTCCCATGCCATCATACATAGACATTCGCTTTTCTTTTATAAAAGTCTGCATCTGTTGATATAAATTATGAGGAACAATACGTGTATCTACACATCGCTGTTTTACAATATTTCCATGTTTTTGAGCAATGCGATAATTACACGCTAGCCATTCGACGTCTGAAGCGCCGGCACTGATAGGAAAATCCGGTATGCGGTATATCTGTATTTTATCCGATTCAAAAGGTATAAAGGCATAAAAGAAATCATTATCATATCCCCATCCACGTTTTTGAGATTCCTGTTTTTGCATAAAAATATGGAATCCAGCCGTGTCTAGTTCTATCGACCTTCCATAAACGCCTTCATACTGTCCCATAATGTATAAATCGTTCGCAATTTTCCCATCAGACGGGGCAAAAGACACTTCAAGACCAAGAATATTCCTTGCAAAAGGGGTAATAACAAGGAATAGCAAAAAAAATATTATGTGTTTACTTATAGCCACGGTTGAGATATCCCCACCAATCCAAATTGAATTGGTTGATTTTTTAGCAGTTGTTTGAAGCATAGGCATGTTCATTGCTGGTTTATGTTAATATATACTTTTTTCCAAACGGGATATTCCCATATACCGGAAAACACCCGTTTTATGCCGCCTGGTGCCGCAGTCGGTATGTGACCGGACACTCATATCCCAGTGCTCCGTGCAACCTCTTACGGTTATAGAACATTTCAATGTACTCGAATATATCGGTTTCAACTTTCTCCATCGTGGAATATTTTTCCTATAGATTAGTTCCTTTTTCAGCTGACGATTTCTTCGCTCCAGCTCCTTCGTTTTGGCCAGAACCCCACTTATGTAAATTCATACCAGTCCACTTAATGTTATACAAAAACCCCTCACCGACACATTGTCGATGAGGGATTTTTAAGCTTTTTAGATTAGTTTATCTAAAACTAGCCTTCGACCGGGGCTTCCGGAGCAGCTTCTGCAGCAGGCGCTTCAGCAGCGGGAGCAGCTTCAGCAGCGGCCGGAGCCTCAGCGGCAGCCGGGGCGGCCTTCGGAGGGAGCAGAGCCTTCATGGAAAGCTTCACCTTGCCCTTCGGGTCAACACCGAGGCAGAGCACTTCGACTTCGTCACCGACGTGAACAACGTCTTCGACCTTCTCGACGCGGTGGTCGGCAAGTTCGGAGATGTGCACGAGACCGTCACGGCCCGGGAGGATTTCGACGAAGGCGCCAAACGGCTGGATCGTCTTGACCTTGCCCTTGTACTTGCGGCCCGGTTCGGGTTCGGCAGTGAGTTCTTCGATCATGCGGCGGCAAACTGCAGCGGCCTTGCCACTCGGGGCGGCAATGTCGATGTTGCCATCGTCGTCGATGTTGATGGTGCAACCCGTCTGAGACTGCATACCCTTGATCACGGAGCCACCGGAACCGATGACGTCGCGGATCTTGTTGGTCGGGATGCGCATCTTGATCATGGTCGGAGCCTTCTCGGAGACCTTCGGACGCGGAGCGGCGAGGCCGAGTTCAGCCATCTTGCCGAGGATGTGCAGACGGCCTTGGCGTGCCTGTTCCAGAGCTTCACGCATGAGTTCCGGCGTAATGCCGCGGATCTTGATATCCATCTGGAAGGCCGTGATGCCTTCGGCAGTACCTGTCACCTTGAAGTCCATATCGCCGAGGTGGTCTTCCGTACCGGTGATGTCGGTCAAAATCTTGATCTTGCCGCCTTCCTTGACGGAACCCTTTTCGGAGATGAGGCCCATGGCGACACCTGCGACCGGAGCCTTGATAGGAACGCCAGCGTCCATCAAGCTGAGGCAGCCACCGCAAACAGAGGCCATGGAAGAAGAACCGTTGGATTCCTGAATTTCGGAAACCACGCGGATGGTGTACGGGAAGTCTTCCGGAAGCGGAAGAACGGCAGCGAGAGAACGTTCGGCGAGGTGGCCGTGACCGATTTCGCGGCGGCTCATGCCGAGGCGCTTGCATTCACCCACGCAGTACGGCGGGAAGTTGTAATGCAGCATGTAGCTCTTGGAGCCTTCGCCCTGCAGGCTTTCGTAGCGCTGTTCGTCGGCCTTGGAGCCGAGCGTGCAAACCACGAGACCCTGGGTTTCGCCACGCTGGAAAATCGCAGAACCGTGGGCGCTCGGGAGAACGCCGAGTTCGATTTCGATCGGGCGGACTTCGGTAGTCAGACGGCCGTCGAGACGGACGTCTTCGTTCAGGATCATTTCGCGCATCGCAGTGCGTTCGTAATCGCTGAAGATTGCCTTCGCGTCGGCAACGAGAGCAGGATCCTGTTCTTCGTCCTTGCCAATGATGGCGAGGATGCGTTCGTCTTCGAGCATCTTCGCGCAGAGGTCTGCCATAGCCGGATAGAAGTCAGTCTTCACCATGTTGGAGTGGACGTCCTTGTTCAGTTCGTCCCACACGACTTCCTTCACCGTGGCGAGAAGCTTTTCGTGGGCTTCGCCAACGTGCTGCGGCTTGAGTTCCATCTTCGGCTTGGCACAGCGGTCCACCAGTTCCTGTTGGGCCTTGCACATGAGCTTGATGGCTTCGTGACCGGCGAGAATTGCATTAATCATCGTGTCTTCGGACACTTCGTAGGCACCGCCTTCCACCATGCAGACGGAATCTTCGGTACCGGCGACCACCAGGTCCAGATCGGCGCATGCCATCTGTTCGTAGGTGGGCATCACGATGTTCTGTCCATCGACCACAGCCACGCGTACGGCGGCAACCTGCTGTTCGAAAGGCAGCTCGGAAAGACCGATGGAAAGGGAGGCAGCCGAAACACCGAGCACGTCGGGTGCGAACTTGCGGTCAGCAGAGAGCACCTGGACAATCACCTGGACTTCGCGCGTGAAGTTCTCGGGGAACATCGGGCGAATCGGGCGGTCGATGATGCGGGCGGACAACGTCTCTTCGTCAGAGGGGCGTCCGGCTTCGCGCTTGTTGTAACCGCCCGGGAGGCGGCCGGCAGCATAGGCCTTTTCACGATATTCAACGGTCAGCGGGAAGAAGTCCCCTTCCTTTTCTTCGCCGTAGCAGACAGTAGAGAGCACGAACGCGTCGCCCATCTTGGCGACGGCAGCTCCGCGTGCCTGCTTTGCGATACGGCCCGTTTCAAACGTGATGACACGGCCGTCCGGAAGCGTAACAGACACTTCCTTGGGGTCGAGCATCTTGCCGTATTTTTGATGGTATGCGTCAATAGACATAGATTTTCTCCAGTCCGCAGATTATCCGCGGAGACCGAGTTCCTTGATGAGAGCACGCTGAGCGAGGATGTCCTGTTCGGCGTAGTACTTGAGGAGGTTGCGGCGCTTGGCAACCATGGCAGACAGACCACGGAGGGAGTGGAAATCCTTCTTGTGGCTCTTGATGTGTTCCGTCAGATTCTTGATCTTTTCCGTGAGGATAGCGATCTGGACACGGACGTTACCGGTATCCTTTTCGTTTGCACCAAACTTGGCGGTGAGTTCTGCAGCTTTTTCTTTAGTGATAGTAGCCATTATAGCCATTCCTTTTTTTGATTGTTGTTTCATTACATGTTTTTGTCCGAGTTTCCCTGCTCTTGCACCAGTGGAATTGGCGAATCTGGTCACAGGACCCAGTCAAAAATGCAATTTGGCGGAAAATATAGGAAAGTAGGAAGTAGGAAGTAGGAAGTAGGAAGGGAAAAATGCCGAAAAAAGGGTGTTTTTGGGGTG contains these protein-coding regions:
- the rpsO gene encoding 30S ribosomal protein S15 is translated as MATITKEKAAELTAKFGANEKDTGNVRVQIAILTEKIKNLTEHIKSHKKDFHSLRGLSAMVAKRRNLLKYYAEQDILAQRALIKELGLRG
- the pnp gene encoding polyribonucleotide nucleotidyltransferase, translated to MSIDAYHQKYGKMLDPKEVSVTLPDGRVITFETGRIAKQARGAAVAKMGDAFVLSTVCYGEEKEGDFFPLTVEYREKAYAAGRLPGGYNKREAGRPSDEETLSARIIDRPIRPMFPENFTREVQVIVQVLSADRKFAPDVLGVSAASLSIGLSELPFEQQVAAVRVAVVDGQNIVMPTYEQMACADLDLVVAGTEDSVCMVEGGAYEVSEDTMINAILAGHEAIKLMCKAQQELVDRCAKPKMELKPQHVGEAHEKLLATVKEVVWDELNKDVHSNMVKTDFYPAMADLCAKMLEDERILAIIGKDEEQDPALVADAKAIFSDYERTAMREMILNEDVRLDGRLTTEVRPIEIELGVLPSAHGSAIFQRGETQGLVVCTLGSKADEQRYESLQGEGSKSYMLHYNFPPYCVGECKRLGMSRREIGHGHLAERSLAAVLPLPEDFPYTIRVVSEIQESNGSSSMASVCGGCLSLMDAGVPIKAPVAGVAMGLISEKGSVKEGGKIKILTDITGTEDHLGDMDFKVTGTAEGITAFQMDIKIRGITPELMREALEQARQGRLHILGKMAELGLAAPRPKVSEKAPTMIKMRIPTNKIRDVIGSGGSVIKGMQSQTGCTINIDDDGNIDIAAPSGKAAAVCRRMIEELTAEPEPGRKYKGKVKTIQPFGAFVEILPGRDGLVHISELADHRVEKVEDVVHVGDEVEVLCLGVDPKGKVKLSMKALLPPKAAPAAAEAPAAAEAAPAAEAPAAEAAPEAPVEG
- the ispG gene encoding (E)-4-hydroxy-3-methylbut-2-enyl-diphosphate synthase, which produces MTKFSEFPYVADRFNAVRRETVQVRVGEALIGGNAPILVQSMTTTKPKDVEKTVAETLALAKVGCGLVRITAPTFADAQGLEEVMKQVRAAGCKVPVSADIHFQPKAAFEALKWVEKVRINPGNFVDTGILTLENQTDKMFDEGKEKVAEAFTPFVQEAKRLGRAIRIGVNHGSLSARMIYRYGDTVEGMVESAMEYLAVCEAEHFDQVVLSLKSSNPRVAIAAYRMLAARIKQEGFKPYPFHVGVTEAGAGADGRLKSAAGIGALLLDGLADTIRVSLTEDPVAEVPVAQELIKACALPAAPTAYNVPVFEKDPYHYERRATEAVKVSGVEIGGNSPVKVGVKADAIALTGERRNAEFALPSLNEKPIVEFKDAMDIAGFAQNPSAVPAGSVFCYTGPEMVSGVRALAAALAAAGRQDPILLYAKINDNETETLRVSADIGSLVTDGLGDAVVIDGYKGAKESVLLAFDILQAAYCRRSKTNFISCPSCGRTLYDIQQVMGKIKARFGHLSDISIGIMGCIVNGPGEMADADFGYVGGGPGRITLFEGKTAVKKNIPEEDAIEELVNLIKERGRWVEP